Within Actinoplanes sp. L3-i22, the genomic segment AGTTCGTGGGCCTCGGGTGCGGGCGGCGGCTCGCTGACGACCGTGATCCGGAAGCCGGCCGTGACGAACTCGTTGAGGATCGTGTGCAAGGGGCGGTGCCAGAACGTCAGCGGGAAGGTCCGGCCGTCGAAGGTGAAGTCGTCGCGCCACGGTTCGGTGGCGAAGTAGTCGCCGTCCGGGTTGAGCAGCTTGTACATGAAGGGATGGTTGACGGCCACCAGGAGCCGCCCGCCGGGCACCAGCACCCGCCGCAGCTCGGCGAGCGCCGCCGCCCAGTCCTGGACGTAGTGCAGGACCAGGCACGCGATCACGTCGTCGAACGCGGCGTCCGGGAACGGCAGCGGATCGCCGCCGAGTCCGCCCAGGTGCAGGGCGGTGCCGGGGCCGAGCCGCCGGCGGGCCAGGTCCAGCATCCGGATGCTCGGCTCGACGCCGGTCAC encodes:
- a CDS encoding class I SAM-dependent methyltransferase, with protein sequence MSADLQYSPDPAAYDAFAEAYTAETESNLINGYYTRPAILELAGDVAGRRILDVGCGAGPLLETLRDRGAVVTGVEPSIRMLDLARRRLGPGTALHLGGLGGDPLPFPDAAFDDVIACLVLHYVQDWAAALAELRRVLVPGGRLLVAVNHPFMYKLLNPDGDYFATEPWRDDFTFDGRTFPLTFWHRPLHTILNEFVTAGFRITVVSEPPPAPEAHELFPDLETSPSGSFLCFLFLGLEAA